In the genome of Calliopsis andreniformis isolate RMS-2024a chromosome 10, iyCalAndr_principal, whole genome shotgun sequence, one region contains:
- the LOC143184488 gene encoding uncharacterized protein LOC143184488 isoform X2, which produces MGDTKTDLVVMTPKCKTANSTTLIIERQTVEPPTENGNENNVHIAGGDHKGIVINKQTMSVTNGEIHPAHLCLQFRVFLVSAQTGKHTQESRTLQFWFVDTLLEAEHPSVAQEFFRELVSPQEFPRDYVGFIKKLMKLMFHKYPNIKKIEVELKQLEEPVDLPTRPLSTDETVMGQVVELTLEKVLELIESAYPNPVTVTDLAKEHGWEPSAVENKLKELQEKGVVKAMEHGAYTRVVHQDTQIQVVKQMPTMASAKQPTIAIITAQYCEKLAVDSMIENKETFVRYTTVGESNVYTLGNIGAHRIVCTKLPTVGHTREAMTAAGNTTTRLLGTFQKVDFVFLIGIGGGVPHYTDYNKHVRLGDVVISYPTPLNKKYIYVYCESAKTNENGDYHFETKEYCPPNLCLQDIAANLKEQSENETNPPWQTYLRSSLDILNNQTEHDFKAPPPESDKLYMAIGERDVIEVAHPTAPSDATNKRMDGCPRIHLAPVASGRHIARDDQLRQKFAARFGALAFDAEMDAVVESILGNCRESFAVIRGISDYKDGSRIKEWQPYASLAAASVMKSIICAMDPPTNV; this is translated from the exons ATGGGTGATACTAAGACAG ATCTAGTTGTTATGACTCCTAAATGTAAGACTGCAAATTCAACAACGCTTATAATAGAAAGGCAAACTGTAGAGCCTCCAACTGAAAATGGgaatgaaaataatgttcatattGCTGGGGGAGATCACAAAGGAATCGTTATTAATAAGCAAACTATGTCAG TTACAAATGGTGAAATTCATCCAGCACATCTGTGTTTACAATTCAGAGTATTCTTAGTCAGTGCCCAAACTGGGAAGCATACTCAAGAATCTAGAACACTACAATTTTGGTTTGTAGACACACTTTTAGAGGCTGAACATCCAAGTGTGGCACAAGAATTCTTTAGAGAgttagtcagtcctcaagagtttCCACGAG ATTATGTTGGATTTATAAAGAAATTGATGAAGTTAATGTTCCATAAATATCCTAATATAAAAAAGATAGAAGTAGAATTGAAACAACTTGAGGAACCAGTTGATCTTCCAACTAGGCCAT TATCTACAGATGAAACAGTAATGGGTCAAGTGGTTGAATTAACATTGGAGAAAGTGTTAGAACTTATTGAATCTGCTTATCCAAATCCAGTAACAGTAACTGATTTAGCAAA AGAACATGGGTGGGAACCTTCTGCAGTGGAAAACAAATTAAAAGAATTGCAAGAAAAGGGTGTTGTAAAAGCAATGGAACATGGAGCTTACACAAGAGTTGTACATCAAGATACTCAAATTCAA GTCGTAAAGCAAATGCCTACAATGGCAAGTGCAAAACAACCAACCATAGCTATTATCACAGCACAGTACTGTGAAAAACTGGCAGTTGACTCAATGATAGAAAATAAAGAGACTTTTGTTCGTTACACTACCGTTG GAGAGTCAAATGTCTATACATTAGGCAACATTGGTGCGCACAGAATTGTATGCACAAAACTGCCAACAGTAGGTCACACAAGAGAAGCAATGACTGCAGCAGGAAATACAACTACTAGATTACTAG GTACATTCCAAAAAGTAGACTTCGTTTTTTTAATTGGGATTGGAGGAGGCGTACCCCATTATACAGATTATAACAAACACGTACGACTCGGCGATGTAGTTATTTCATATCCTACTCCACTGAATAAAAAGTATATTTACGTGTATTGCGAAAGTGCAAAAACAAACGAAAATGGTGATTACCATTTTGAAACCAAAGAATATTGTCCACCAAATTTATGTTTGCAAGATATTGCAGCCAATCTAAAAGAACAA TCTGAGAATGAAACAAATCCTCCATGGCAAACGTACCTGAGGAGTAGTttagatattttaaataatcaaaCGGAACATGACTTCAAAGCACCCCCACCAGAGTCTGATAAGTTATATATGGCTATTGGCGAGAGGGACGTTATTGAAGTGGCACATCCAACTGCACCTTCAGACGCGACAAATAAGAG AATGGATGGTTGTCCCCGAATTCATTTAGCCCCCGTTGCGTCTGGCAGACATATCGCTCGCGATGATCAACTTAGGCAAAAATTTGCAGCTCGTTTTGGAGCTCTTGCATTCGACGCAGAAATGGATGCAGTGGTGGAGAGCATCTTGGGTAATTGTCGCGAAAGTTTCGCTGTTATTCGAGGTATTTCTGATTACAAAGATGGCTCACGTATAAAAGAATGGCAGCCTTATGCATCTTTAGCAGCTGCTAGTGTAATGAAATCTATCATTTGTGCAATGGATCCCCCAACTAACGTATAA
- the LOC143184488 gene encoding uncharacterized protein LOC143184488 isoform X1 — MGDTKTDLVVMTPKCKTANSTTLIIERQTVEPPTENGNENNVHIAGGDHKGIVINKQTMSVTNGEIHPAHLCLQFRVFLVSAQTGKHTQESRTLQFWFVDTLLEAEHPSVAQEFFRELVSPQEFPRDYVGFIKKLMKLMFHKYPNIKKIEVELKQLEEPVDLPTRPLSTDETVMGQVVELTLEKVLELIESAYPNPVTVTDLAKEHGWEPSAVENKLKELQEKGVVKAMEHGAYTRVVHQDTQIQVVKQMPTMASAKQPTIAIITAQYCEKLAVDSMIENKETFVRYTTVGTSSSSDTTDGVPRVTCRFGESNVYTLGNIGAHRIVCTKLPTVGHTREAMTAAGNTTTRLLGTFQKVDFVFLIGIGGGVPHYTDYNKHVRLGDVVISYPTPLNKKYIYVYCESAKTNENGDYHFETKEYCPPNLCLQDIAANLKEQSENETNPPWQTYLRSSLDILNNQTEHDFKAPPPESDKLYMAIGERDVIEVAHPTAPSDATNKRMDGCPRIHLAPVASGRHIARDDQLRQKFAARFGALAFDAEMDAVVESILGNCRESFAVIRGISDYKDGSRIKEWQPYASLAAASVMKSIICAMDPPTNV, encoded by the exons ATGGGTGATACTAAGACAG ATCTAGTTGTTATGACTCCTAAATGTAAGACTGCAAATTCAACAACGCTTATAATAGAAAGGCAAACTGTAGAGCCTCCAACTGAAAATGGgaatgaaaataatgttcatattGCTGGGGGAGATCACAAAGGAATCGTTATTAATAAGCAAACTATGTCAG TTACAAATGGTGAAATTCATCCAGCACATCTGTGTTTACAATTCAGAGTATTCTTAGTCAGTGCCCAAACTGGGAAGCATACTCAAGAATCTAGAACACTACAATTTTGGTTTGTAGACACACTTTTAGAGGCTGAACATCCAAGTGTGGCACAAGAATTCTTTAGAGAgttagtcagtcctcaagagtttCCACGAG ATTATGTTGGATTTATAAAGAAATTGATGAAGTTAATGTTCCATAAATATCCTAATATAAAAAAGATAGAAGTAGAATTGAAACAACTTGAGGAACCAGTTGATCTTCCAACTAGGCCAT TATCTACAGATGAAACAGTAATGGGTCAAGTGGTTGAATTAACATTGGAGAAAGTGTTAGAACTTATTGAATCTGCTTATCCAAATCCAGTAACAGTAACTGATTTAGCAAA AGAACATGGGTGGGAACCTTCTGCAGTGGAAAACAAATTAAAAGAATTGCAAGAAAAGGGTGTTGTAAAAGCAATGGAACATGGAGCTTACACAAGAGTTGTACATCAAGATACTCAAATTCAA GTCGTAAAGCAAATGCCTACAATGGCAAGTGCAAAACAACCAACCATAGCTATTATCACAGCACAGTACTGTGAAAAACTGGCAGTTGACTCAATGATAGAAAATAAAGAGACTTTTGTTCGTTACACTACCGTTG GTACGTCAAGCTCATCAGACACAACAGATGGAGTACCGCGAGTGACATGCCGTTTTG GAGAGTCAAATGTCTATACATTAGGCAACATTGGTGCGCACAGAATTGTATGCACAAAACTGCCAACAGTAGGTCACACAAGAGAAGCAATGACTGCAGCAGGAAATACAACTACTAGATTACTAG GTACATTCCAAAAAGTAGACTTCGTTTTTTTAATTGGGATTGGAGGAGGCGTACCCCATTATACAGATTATAACAAACACGTACGACTCGGCGATGTAGTTATTTCATATCCTACTCCACTGAATAAAAAGTATATTTACGTGTATTGCGAAAGTGCAAAAACAAACGAAAATGGTGATTACCATTTTGAAACCAAAGAATATTGTCCACCAAATTTATGTTTGCAAGATATTGCAGCCAATCTAAAAGAACAA TCTGAGAATGAAACAAATCCTCCATGGCAAACGTACCTGAGGAGTAGTttagatattttaaataatcaaaCGGAACATGACTTCAAAGCACCCCCACCAGAGTCTGATAAGTTATATATGGCTATTGGCGAGAGGGACGTTATTGAAGTGGCACATCCAACTGCACCTTCAGACGCGACAAATAAGAG AATGGATGGTTGTCCCCGAATTCATTTAGCCCCCGTTGCGTCTGGCAGACATATCGCTCGCGATGATCAACTTAGGCAAAAATTTGCAGCTCGTTTTGGAGCTCTTGCATTCGACGCAGAAATGGATGCAGTGGTGGAGAGCATCTTGGGTAATTGTCGCGAAAGTTTCGCTGTTATTCGAGGTATTTCTGATTACAAAGATGGCTCACGTATAAAAGAATGGCAGCCTTATGCATCTTTAGCAGCTGCTAGTGTAATGAAATCTATCATTTGTGCAATGGATCCCCCAACTAACGTATAA
- the Napi-t gene encoding na[+]-dependent inorganic phosphate cotransporter, whose protein sequence is MKNGPTVGQLTTEQREAYNNIKKWINNKRGTTTLVQTPSGTGKTFVLSVVAKVNNTSVDYLVFRKDQASQLSLDKIVSFTFVSYIMRHFGLEYQKATRMFSITGMKDIDILYWLIKYSLRHKNLTDRHTINTIILDTYTVSSPLMILLLYVLSLKNNINLIFAGNLLQVGAVYKSPLHNRNNFYIAEILSDQVIQNLTKNMRVRDNALMNKLSLFSEAIECYKSEGEVPFYFGLRYLLYCLFQPKYFTEERFDTLYISQYHLDITKRMYRFIDYLKSNSVRYVIEPYQYWNEKKYETIPMDSKDGKFLPGLLIANGYKYVYITREGIHRIVRVEEMIFSGNKLTTITICYLDDNRVEKIQRCCLNYYQILPAYRSWLTSKSMDGWILYHFPLRLYTLTYHAVLGQTIKAQSVEISANYSYPTSTANSIYVGLSCLTTESAIHKIHATQDLLSFVVTNYMEIERQDTEFYYRCPENDENRDEILKYISTKGINKCIDDIKWIDVDSIIRFESKKSIGHLRIRRSLYEQKTKKEKTTSLMKVAQFIKENKAVIRSAIDVARKEKVKVANTKKIPKPKSQDTETYIYLKNAYDKWNVQKEE, encoded by the exons atgaaAAACGGTCCTACAG TTGGACAACTAACTACCGAACAAAGGGAGGCATATAACAATATAAAAAAATGGATCAACAACAAAAGGGGTACAACTACCTTAGTACAAACTCCAAGTGGAACTGGCAAAACCTTTGTTTTATCAGTTGTGGCTAAAGTAAATAATACGTCTGTAGATTATCTTGTCTTTAGAAAGGATCAAGCAAGTCAACTATCATTGGATAAAATAGTATCATTCACATTTGTATCCTATATTATGCGTCACTTTGGTTTGGAATATCAGAAAGCAACTAGAATGTTTAGTATCACTGGCATGAAAGATATTGACATACTTTATTGGTTAATAAAGTACTCATTGAGACACAAAAATCTGACAGACAGACATACTATTAACACTATTATTTTGGACACATACACTGTATCTTCACCGCTTATGATACTGTTATTATATGTATTGTCACTGAAAAATAACATTAACTTAATTTTTGCTGGTAATTTATTGCAAGTTGGTGCAGTTTACAAATCACCGCTACATAATcgaaacaatttttatattgcTGAAATACTTAGCGACCAAGTTATCCAAAACTTGACGAAAAATATGCGGGTTCGTGACAATGCTTTGATGAACAAATTATCACTTTTTTCTGAAGCGATTGAATGTTATAAATCCGAAGGAGAAGTTCCGTTCTATTTTGGTCTCCGTTATTTGCTTTATTGCCTTTTTCAGCCGAAATACTTCACAGAAGAGCGTTTTGATACTCTTTACATATCTCAATATCATCTTGATATTACAAAACGTATGTATCGTTTTATAGATTATTTGAAATCTAATAGTGTAAGGTACGTAATAGAACCGTATCAGTATTGGAATGAGAAAAAATATGAAACCATTCCTATGGATAGCAAAGATGGCAAATTTCTTCCTGGTTTACTCATAGCAAATGGTTACAAATATGTGTACATTACTAGGGAAGGTATTCACAGGATAGTTCGAGTTGAAGAAATGATATTCTCGGGCAACAAATTAACTACTATTACTATTTGTTACTTAGATGATAATCGCGTAGAAAAAATTCAACGTTGCTGTCTAAATTATTATCAGATTTTACCGGCTTATCGTAGTTGGTTGACATCGAAATCTATGGATGGATGGATATTGTATCATTTCCCATTACGTCTATACACGTTAACGTATCATGCAGTGCTAGGACAGACAATTAAGGCACAAAGTGTGGAAATCAGTGCTAATTACTCTTATCCTACGTCTACTGCTAATAGCATTTACGTTGGACTGTCTTGTTTGACCACCGAATCTGCTATTCACAAAATTCATGCCACTCAGGATCTTCTAAGTTTTGTAGTAACTAATTATATGGAGATTGAACGACAGGACACAGAATTTTATTATCGTTGCCCTGAAAATGACGAAAATCGTgatgaaattttaaaatatatttcgacGAAAGGTATTAACAAATGTATAGATGATATCAAATGGATCGATGTAGATAGTATTATCAGATTCGAAAGTAAAAAATCAATCGGTCATTTACGTATACGACGTAGCTTGTATGAGCAAAAGACCAAGAAAGAAAAGACTACATCATTGATGAAAGTCGCTCAATTTATAAAGGAAAATAAAGCTGTGATACGCAGTGCAATTGACGTAGCACGCAAAGAAAAGGTCAAAGTTGCAAATACGAAGAAAATACCTAAACCAAAGTCTCAGGATACAGAAACATATATTTATTTGAAGAACGCATATGATAAGTGGAACGTTCAAAAGGAAGAGTAA